The genomic window GGAACAGAATGGGATAAATTTGAATCGTGGTTTTGTAATACTACTGATGAGAAAGATCTTACTAAAATAGCATTAACATGGAGAAGTGCACGTTATTTTAGAAGGCATTGGAGTAATGAGAATGGTATTGGTAGAAATAGAGCTTTTGCAACAGCGACAATAACAGTACAACAGGCATTGGATAATTTTAACAGAATCTATTTTTTGTTAAAAGAAGGAGATGTAATACAATATGGAGAGCCTACTAATAATAATTTGCCATATCATACTCAGGTAATACATGATAAAGGTTTTAATTGGAAAATAAAAGGATATGATCTCTTTATGGCACAACATACTAAAAATAGTATATATGTATCTTTATACAATTATCTTACTAGATTAGAGAATAAAAATGAAAGATTTGTTTATATTTATAAAATTAAAAATGATTAAAAAAATTAAGGGGCTGTCGCATTAAGAAATTTACATACAATATACTGTTTTGAGAGCTTAAATTCAACACAATATATTGTAGGATTTATTATTAATGCAACAGCCCCTTGAAAATTTAAGTTTTTAAAAATAATGTTATAATTAATTGAAACTATAATTTAAATTTAAAAAGTTAAGGATTGATAATATGAAGAATATTATAAAAATATCAGTTAGAGGCTTAGTGGAATTTGTTTTGCGCTCAGGAGATTTAATAAGCGCTTTCGTAGGAAGCAGCAGAAATACAGATGCTATAAAAGCACATCAAAAGATACAAAAGGCTGCACCAAAAGAATATACATCTGAAGTAACTCTTTCTTATGTAGTTGAAAAAGAAGATGTGAATTTAGAAATAAGTGGGCGGGCAGATGGAATAATTGAATATGAAGATAATATAATAATAGATGAAATAAAAACTACAACAACTCCGTTAGAATTTGTAGAAGAAGATTATAATGAACTCCATTGGGCTCAAGCTAAATGTTATGCATACATTTATTCTGAGAAAAATAAAATTAATAATATAGAGGTTCAGCTAACCTATTATCAACTGGACACAAAAGAGATAAAAAGGTTTTTAAAAGGCTACACTTTTCACGAATTAGAAACTTTTTTTTATGATTTAGTAGCAAAATATTTACATTGGGCTAGAATACTAAAGAATAATTATGAAAAAAGAGATGAATCAATAAAAAAACTAACGTTTCCTTTTCAAGAATATAGGGAAGGACAGAGAAAGTTAGCAGTTTCAGTTTATAAAACTATTGAAGAAGGAAAAGTTATATTTGCACAAGCTCCTACAGGAATAGGTAAAACAGCTGCCACTTTATTTCCGAGCATAAAGGCAATAGGAGAAGGGCATACATCAAAAATATTTTATTTAACAGCAAAAACAATAACAAGAACAGCTGCAGAAAAAGCGTTAAATAGTATGCGAGATAAAGGACTTAAGA from Clostridium sp. MB40-C1 includes these protein-coding regions:
- a CDS encoding amidase domain-containing protein; its protein translation is MLENGIERDLMSDSNLNYDRKAAKEYAENYGLTPNRKEYPYFKDNDCANFVSQVLRAGGMDEEGTEWDKFESWFCNTTDEKDLTKIALTWRSARYFRRHWSNENGIGRNRAFATATITVQQALDNFNRIYFLLKEGDVIQYGEPTNNNLPYHTQVIHDKGFNWKIKGYDLFMAQHTKNSIYVSLYNYLTRLENKNERFVYIYKIKND